One genomic region from Zalophus californianus isolate mZalCal1 chromosome 2, mZalCal1.pri.v2, whole genome shotgun sequence encodes:
- the LOC113924359 gene encoding bis(5'-adenosyl)-triphosphatase ENPP4-like — MKLLVILLFSGLITGCRGNSSHNLPPKLLLVSFDGFRADYLQNYEFPHLQNFIKEGVLVEHVENVFITKTFPNHYSIVTGLYEESHGIVANSMYDVITKKHFSDFDDKDPFWWNEAVPIWVTNQLQENRSSAAAMWPGTDVPIHNTTPSYFMNYSSSVSFEERLNNITMWLMNSNPPVTFATLCWEEPDASGHKYGPKDKENMYRVLKEVDDFIGELVHKLKVLGLWEDLNVIITSDHGMTQCSKDKLINLDLCIDDSSYTLEDWTPVAAILPKINTTEVYNKLKICNPHMNVYLKEDIPARFHYQHNDRIQPVILVADEGWTIVLNKSLPKLGDHGYDNSLSSMHPFLAAHSPAFHKGYKHSTINSVDIYPMMCHILGLKPHPNNGTFGHSKCLLVDQWCINLPEAIGIVISALLVLTTLTCLIIIMQNRLSVPHPFSQLQMQEDDDDPLIE; from the coding sequence ATGAAGTTATTagtaatacttttattttctggacTTATAACTGGTTGTAGAGGTAACTCTTCCCATAACCTGCCACCCAAGTTACTACTGGTATCCTTTGATGGTTTCAGAGCTGACTATCTACAGAACTATGAATTTCCTCATCTCCAGAATTTTATCAAAGAAGGAGTCCTGGTAGAGCAtgttgaaaatgtctttatcacAAAAACATTTCCAAACCACTACAGTATTGTGACAGGCTTGTATGAAGAAAGCCATGGCATCGTGGCTAATTCCATGTATGATGTAatcacaaagaaacatttttctgacTTTGATGACAAGGATCCTTTTTGGTGGAATGAGGCAGTACCTATTTGGGTGACCAATCAGCTTCAGGAAAACAGATCAAGTGCCGCTGCTATGTGGCCTGGAACAGACGTACCCATTCACAATACCACACCTTCCTATTTTATGAATTATAGCTCTTCAGTGTCATTTGAGGAGAGACTAAATAATATTACCATGTGGCTGATGAATTCGAACCCACCAGTTACCTTTGCAACACTTTGTTGGGAAGAACCAGATGCAAGTGGCCATAAATATGGacccaaagataaagaaaacatgtaCAGAGTGTTGAAAGAAGTAGATGACTTTATTGGTGAGCTAGTCCACAAACTCAAGGTGCTAGGATTGTGGGAAGATCTCAATGTGATCATTACAAGTGATCATGGGATGACCCAGTGCTCTAAGGACAAACTGATAAACTTGGATCTCTGCATTGATGATTCAAGCTACACTCTTGAAGACTGGACTCCAGTTGCTGCTATACTTCCCAAAATAAATACAACAGAGGTTTATAACAAACTGAAAATCTGTAACCCTCACATGAATGTTTATCTCAAAGAAGACATTCCTGCCAGATTTCATTACCAACATAATGATCGAATTCAGCCTGTTATTTTGGTTGCTGATGAAGGCTGGACAATTGTGTTAAATAAGTCATTACCAAAATTAGGTGACCATGGTTATGATAATTCTTTGTCTAGTATGCATCCATTTCTAGCTGCCCACAGTCCAGCATTCCACAAAGGCTACAAACACAGCACAATTAACAGTGTGGATATTTATCCAATGATGTGCCACATCCTGGGATTAAAACCACATCCCAATAATGGAACCTTTGGTCATAGTAAGTGTTTGTTAGTTGACCAGTGGTGCATTAATCTCCCAGAAGCCATTGGAATTGTTATCAGTGCCCTCTTGGTCTTAACCACGCTAACGTGCCTCATTATAATCATGCAGAATAGACTGTCCGTACCCCATCCATTTTCCCAACTTCAGATGCAAGAAGACGACGATGATCCTTTAATTGAGTAA